From the Saccharomonospora marina XMU15 genome, the window CCTGATTCCCGACGACGGCGCGGGCGCGCTGCGTGGCTCAGTGGAGGCGACGCCAGGGCGCCCGCGCTATAGGCGGCACCAGTTGAGGCAGAGCCGCTCCAGTATCGCCACGGATTCGGCGAGCTTGCGGATCGATACCCACTCGTCGGTCACGTGTGCCTGTTCCGGTTCGCCGGGACCGCAGATCACGGTCGGCACCGAGCCGAGCGCCGGGGTCAGCACGGAGGCGTCGGTGAAGTAGGCGGCGGCACGCGGCGCGGTGTCCTTGCTGCCCGTGACCTCCCGCACCACCTCGGCCGCCGACGCGGCCCATTCGTCGTCGGGATCGGTCCACACGGCGGGCAGGTCGACCATCGGCCGTAGCTGGACCTGCGGGCCGAGGCGCTCGCCGAGGCTCGCGAGCACCTCGGCGTGGTCCTGGCCTGCCACGGTGCGCACGTCGACGGTCGCCTCAGCGGCATCGGGCACGGAGTTGGTGTTGAGGCCGCCGTGGAAGGTGCCCACGTTCAGGGTCGGCGTTCCCAGCACGGGGTGGGCAGGGACGTCGAAGGCGTGATCCCGTAGCCGGGTGACGGCCTCGGCGAGCTTGTAGACGGCGTTGTCGCCGAGGTGCGGCATGGAGCCGTGCGCGGTGACGCCGCCGGCCTGAGCGGACAACCACAACGCCCCCTTGTGCCCGTGCAGCAGCGCGTTCCCGGTCGGCTCGGTGATCACCAGCGGGCCGCTGGGTTCGCCGCGCAGCCGTTGCGCGGCGTGCCGCGCGCCCTGCGAGCCGGTCTCCTCCGCCGCGGTGAGCACCAGCCGAAGGCCT encodes:
- a CDS encoding M20 family metallopeptidase — its product is MSVDVVRLTRDLVSIDTIGHDESQALAVVAPLLEQAGFTVDIEEHEPGRGTLVAEWHTGLDQPPLCLSGHVDTVPLGTARWRHDPFDAEPDGDRLYGRGTADMKGGVAAIVAAASKLGATRPKRAGLRLVLTAAEETGSQGARHAAQRLRGEPSGPLVITEPTGNALLHGHKGALWLSAQAGGVTAHGSMPHLGDNAVYKLAEAVTRLRDHAFDVPAHPVLGTPTLNVGTFHGGLNTNSVPDAAEATVDVRTVAGQDHAEVLASLGERLGPQVQLRPMVDLPAVWTDPDDEWAASAAEVVREVTGSKDTAPRAAAYFTDASVLTPALGSVPTVICGPGEPEQAHVTDEWVSIRKLAESVAILERLCLNWCRL